A window from Vibrio cortegadensis encodes these proteins:
- the fabA gene encoding bifunctional 3-hydroxydecanoyl-ACP dehydratase/trans-2-decenoyl-ACP isomerase — MQNKRDSYTREDLLASSQGELFGPGRPQLPAPNMLMMDRITKMSETEGEFGKGLILAELDITPDLWFFDCHFPGDPVMPGCLGLDAMWQLVGFFLGWVGGEGKGRALGVGEVKFTGQILPTAKKVTYEINMKRVVNRRLVMGLADGRVLVDGKEIYVAKDLKVGLFQDTSNF, encoded by the coding sequence ATGCAAAATAAACGTGATTCTTACACTCGCGAAGATCTTTTAGCGTCAAGCCAAGGAGAACTTTTTGGCCCAGGACGTCCTCAACTACCAGCACCAAACATGTTGATGATGGACCGTATTACAAAAATGTCTGAAACTGAAGGTGAATTTGGTAAAGGCTTGATACTAGCTGAGCTAGACATTACTCCTGATCTATGGTTTTTTGACTGCCATTTCCCAGGTGACCCTGTAATGCCAGGCTGTCTTGGCCTAGATGCAATGTGGCAACTTGTTGGATTCTTCCTTGGCTGGGTTGGTGGCGAAGGTAAAGGCCGCGCATTAGGTGTTGGTGAAGTTAAATTCACAGGCCAAATCTTACCTACGGCTAAGAAAGTAACTTACGAAATCAATATGAAGCGTGTTGTGAACCGTCGATTAGTTATGGGACTAGCAGATGGTCGTGTGTTAGTTGATGGAAAAGAAATCTACGTCGCGAAAGATCTAAAAGTGGGTCTTTTCCAAGATACCTCTAACTTCTAG
- the rmf gene encoding ribosome modulation factor: MKRQKRDRLDRAQSQGYKAGLNGKSQEACPYQQMDSRSYWLGGWRDARDDKQSGLYK, from the coding sequence ATGAAGAGACAAAAACGTGATCGCCTAGATCGAGCGCAATCTCAAGGATATAAAGCAGGTTTAAATGGGAAATCTCAAGAAGCTTGCCCGTATCAACAGATGGACTCTCGTTCGTATTGGCTAGGTGGATGGCGTGATGCCAGAGACGATAAGCAATCGGGACTCTATAAGTAA